One Romeriopsis navalis LEGE 11480 genomic window carries:
- a CDS encoding fatty acid desaturase yields the protein MNNVIRKSDFVLQPYMKSSDFRASYQILNTVVPYLLLWGLAVKAASVSLWLLPPIMVVMVMFSARCFSLMHDCGHYSLFNSKWANRIVGFALGVLNAIPHYPWSRGHAYHHKTNGDWERYRGPSGLMSTTEFAQLTPTAQRNYALLRHPLMLIPGGFFYLAVKPRLALILGTIDFIGHVFNCLKQQPTMGLKAMVTEYKPRHWYTTAEFWNLLFNNIFVVGGWIVFSHLLGAAFFFGIYFTTLTLSAAIFIFVFFVQHNFEGSYAHKTEGWSYLLGAIEGSSYLELPAVLQWFSANIGYHNIHHLSERIPNYNLEACHKANLHLLSKSKTLRLRDMPNCSKFILWDADAATLVSIDMFRQAAAATKAPAQPAAPEPQLVAEPSQAR from the coding sequence ATGAACAATGTGATTCGAAAGTCGGATTTTGTACTGCAACCCTACATGAAGAGTAGCGACTTTCGGGCCAGTTATCAGATCTTAAATACTGTGGTGCCTTATCTATTGCTGTGGGGCTTGGCCGTTAAGGCTGCGTCGGTTTCGCTATGGTTGCTGCCACCGATCATGGTGGTCATGGTGATGTTTTCCGCTCGGTGTTTTTCACTGATGCATGATTGCGGACATTACTCGCTATTCAATTCGAAGTGGGCAAATCGGATTGTGGGCTTTGCGCTTGGGGTATTGAATGCAATTCCACACTATCCTTGGTCCCGTGGCCATGCCTACCACCACAAAACCAATGGTGATTGGGAGCGTTATCGCGGTCCCTCTGGCTTAATGTCGACGACGGAATTTGCGCAGTTAACACCCACCGCCCAGCGGAACTATGCATTGCTCCGACATCCATTGATGCTGATTCCCGGCGGATTCTTTTATCTGGCAGTGAAGCCACGTTTGGCGCTGATTTTAGGCACGATCGATTTTATTGGTCATGTATTTAACTGCCTGAAACAGCAGCCAACGATGGGCCTGAAGGCCATGGTGACTGAATATAAACCACGTCATTGGTATACAACTGCTGAATTTTGGAATCTGCTATTCAACAATATCTTTGTGGTCGGTGGCTGGATTGTCTTTAGCCATTTATTAGGTGCAGCTTTTTTCTTCGGGATTTATTTCACAACTTTGACGCTGTCGGCGGCGATTTTCATTTTTGTGTTCTTTGTTCAACATAACTTTGAAGGATCCTATGCCCATAAGACTGAAGGCTGGAGCTACCTATTAGGGGCGATCGAGGGTAGTAGTTACTTAGAACTCCCCGCCGTATTGCAATGGTTTTCCGCAAATATTGGGTATCACAATATTCATCACCTGTCGGAACGTATTCCAAATTACAATCTCGAAGCCTGTCATAAGGCAAATCTTCATTTGCTGAGTAAGTCCAAAACACTACGATTGCGCGATATGCCGAACTGTTCCAAGTTCATTCTTTGGGATGCTGACGCCGCAACGCTAGTCTCAATTGACATGTTTCGCCAAGCCGCCGCGGCCACCAAAGCACCGGCACAACCCGCCGCGCCCGAACCCCAGTTGGTTGCTGAACCGAGCCAGGCGCGATAG
- a CDS encoding PAS domain-containing sensor histidine kinase, translating to MFDLNAVVSAATATPNEFAVDEVIAPQGESCLALVPPLRLQTVIQEQRCRFPLLDYSQDLVAVCDFNGFLAYLNPIGRELMGLAPDGDLSLFQVRCFTPLTQDLWDEIFTSLLEEGLWSGDHVLQYGGDPIAVKMLVTAHRPCAHDQQNIDCFTIVARVQTPSSSRQPAMTAIEAECQRLRHLVGNINDVLFEVNLDGQFTYLSPRFEEFFGHPSSDWLGKSPLMLTHPDDCDFMLEHMRQIVTTGCRDQVEFRILQADGNSRWMAVSNSPCFDAAGEIVGFQGSLRDISDRKAASEALKSKTLYLERALKNLQQARTHMVQSEKMSSLGQLVAGVAHEINNPVNFIYGNLKYADRYIEDLINVLDQYRVACPNPPAPLQETIDEVDVNYLVEDLPKMLNSMKVGADRIREIVLSLRTFSRLDESDYKPADLHAGIASTLLILQNRLKGKEHRPAINIVQDFCELPLVPCFAGQLNQVFMNLLVNAIDALEDAYDAGYITVPEICIQTLMLGDMVQMQFKDNGPGIPDAVKERLFDPFFTTKPVGQGTGMGLAISYQIIRDKHHGFLTCASTPGEGTTFEIQIPLTQPEHA from the coding sequence ATGTTTGACCTTAACGCTGTCGTATCTGCTGCTACAGCTACACCGAATGAGTTTGCCGTGGATGAGGTGATCGCGCCTCAGGGCGAATCTTGCTTGGCTTTAGTACCACCCTTGCGATTGCAAACCGTAATTCAGGAACAGCGCTGCCGATTCCCGCTGCTGGATTACAGTCAAGACTTGGTTGCAGTCTGTGACTTCAATGGATTTTTAGCCTATCTCAATCCCATTGGACGTGAGTTGATGGGACTAGCGCCCGATGGTGATTTATCGCTGTTTCAGGTGCGGTGTTTTACCCCACTGACGCAGGATCTGTGGGACGAAATTTTCACTAGCCTGTTAGAGGAAGGATTGTGGTCAGGGGATCATGTTTTGCAGTATGGCGGTGATCCGATCGCCGTCAAAATGCTGGTTACGGCCCATCGCCCTTGTGCCCATGACCAGCAAAATATTGATTGCTTTACGATCGTCGCACGGGTGCAAACGCCGTCGTCGTCGCGACAACCGGCAATGACTGCGATTGAGGCGGAATGTCAGCGGTTGCGCCATTTGGTTGGCAATATTAACGATGTCTTGTTTGAGGTGAATTTGGATGGCCAGTTTACCTATCTCTCACCGCGATTTGAAGAATTCTTCGGCCATCCAAGCTCGGATTGGCTGGGTAAATCACCGTTGATGCTCACCCATCCGGATGATTGTGATTTTATGTTGGAGCACATGCGGCAGATTGTCACGACGGGTTGTCGCGATCAAGTGGAATTCCGGATTTTGCAAGCCGATGGCAATAGCCGCTGGATGGCGGTGAGTAATTCCCCATGCTTTGACGCAGCGGGTGAAATCGTTGGCTTCCAAGGTAGTCTGCGGGATATTAGCGATCGTAAAGCCGCATCGGAAGCACTGAAATCGAAAACGCTGTACCTAGAGCGAGCCTTGAAAAATCTTCAACAGGCTCGAACACACATGGTGCAGTCAGAAAAGATGTCATCCCTGGGGCAACTAGTTGCGGGTGTGGCCCATGAAATCAACAATCCTGTGAATTTCATCTATGGCAACTTGAAATATGCCGATCGCTATATTGAGGACTTAATCAATGTGCTTGATCAATATCGTGTGGCTTGCCCCAATCCCCCTGCACCATTGCAAGAAACGATTGATGAGGTGGATGTCAATTATTTAGTCGAAGATTTGCCGAAAATGCTCAACTCGATGAAAGTGGGTGCTGATCGCATTCGTGAAATCGTATTGTCATTGCGCACCTTCTCGCGATTGGATGAATCGGACTACAAGCCGGCTGATTTACATGCGGGCATCGCGAGTACGCTACTGATTTTGCAAAATCGGCTCAAGGGCAAAGAGCACAGGCCAGCCATTAACATTGTGCAGGATTTTTGTGAATTGCCCCTGGTTCCTTGCTTTGCGGGCCAATTGAATCAGGTCTTTATGAATTTGCTCGTGAATGCGATCGATGCCCTTGAGGATGCCTATGATGCGGGCTACATAACAGTGCCAGAAATTTGCATTCAAACATTGATGCTCGGCGATATGGTGCAGATGCAATTTAAGGATAATGGACCAGGAATTCCGGATGCGGTGAAGGAGCGTTTGTTCGACCCATTCTTCACAACGAAGCCTGTGGGCCAAGGGACCGGCATGGGACTGGCGATTAGTTATCAGATCATTCGAGATAAACATCATGGTTTCCTGACCTGTGCCTCAACGCCTGGGGAAGGCACTACCTTTGAAATTCAGATTCCCTTGACGCAGCCAGAACATGCTTAG
- a CDS encoding DUF2834 domain-containing protein — protein MIETSIDQTPSHNYRPWKIGFGLLWLSFSAYAFLFSPPDNPAATLELIRRLSSIQSEGINPLVVYLFNIMGVLPMMYSCVLYSDGRGQKIPAWPFVVGSFFLGAFALLPYLVLRQPNPQFVGAKGWYLRLWDSKITAIVVAVLGITLLILGVTQGNWPDFVQQWQTERFIHVMSLDFCMLSLLFPFLIKDDMARRGMTDQYFWAFAAVPLLGALAYLVVRPALVETEVEE, from the coding sequence ATGATTGAAACGTCGATCGACCAAACGCCATCCCATAATTATCGCCCGTGGAAGATTGGTTTCGGGCTGCTATGGCTTAGTTTCAGTGCGTATGCCTTCCTCTTTTCCCCCCCGGATAATCCCGCGGCAACGTTGGAGTTGATTCGGCGATTGTCGTCGATACAGTCGGAGGGCATTAATCCGCTCGTTGTCTATTTGTTTAACATTATGGGCGTGCTGCCTATGATGTATAGCTGTGTACTCTATAGCGATGGACGTGGACAGAAGATTCCCGCTTGGCCATTTGTCGTTGGTTCTTTCTTTCTGGGCGCGTTCGCGCTGTTGCCGTATTTGGTTTTGCGTCAGCCAAATCCCCAGTTTGTGGGCGCAAAGGGATGGTATTTGCGGTTGTGGGATTCCAAGATCACAGCGATCGTCGTAGCGGTTTTAGGCATCACCTTACTGATATTGGGTGTGACCCAGGGAAATTGGCCCGACTTTGTGCAGCAGTGGCAGACTGAGCGATTTATTCATGTGATGAGTTTAGATTTCTGCATGTTGTCGTTGTTGTTTCCGTTTTTGATCAAGGACGATATGGCCCGACGTGGAATGACTGATCAATATTTCTGGGCATTTGCGGCTGTGCCGTTGCTTGGTGCGTTGGCTTATCTAGTCGTGCGACCAGCGCTGGTGGAAACGGAGGTGGAGGAATGA
- a CDS encoding 4'-phosphopantetheinyl transferase family protein, with protein MTGWQVASGELTLTTGAIHVWRIPLVQAPQDTSMLAADEQARAERFRYDKDRRCFVTARCSLRQILGRYLAQDAGKLAFRYGPYGKPFLAEHRIEFNLAHSGDLALVAVAADRPVGIDLELIKPMSDLEKLTERFFTAGEHQRIVKLEQQQRSLAFFRTWTCKEAYLKATGDGLRKLKGLEVAVNPQQGAQFVNPQDWDLQEIQPGEGFVGAIAAPGFDWQVSFFEC; from the coding sequence ATGACTGGTTGGCAAGTTGCCTCTGGGGAACTGACATTAACGACGGGGGCAATCCATGTTTGGCGGATTCCCTTGGTGCAGGCACCGCAAGACACTTCAATGCTGGCGGCGGATGAGCAGGCGCGGGCTGAGCGATTCCGTTACGATAAGGACCGGCGCTGTTTTGTGACGGCGCGCTGTAGTTTGCGGCAGATTCTGGGTCGTTACTTAGCGCAGGATGCAGGCAAGTTAGCTTTTCGCTATGGGCCGTATGGCAAACCCTTTTTAGCGGAGCATCGGATCGAGTTTAATTTGGCACATTCGGGGGACTTAGCGCTGGTCGCGGTGGCGGCCGATCGGCCAGTCGGGATTGATCTAGAGTTGATTAAGCCAATGTCGGACTTGGAGAAATTGACGGAGCGATTTTTTACCGCTGGGGAGCATCAGCGGATCGTCAAACTGGAGCAGCAGCAGCGATCGCTGGCTTTCTTTCGCACCTGGACTTGTAAGGAGGCCTATCTTAAGGCTACGGGGGATGGCCTGCGTAAGCTGAAAGGCCTAGAGGTTGCAGTGAATCCGCAGCAGGGGGCGCAGTTTGTCAATCCACAGGATTGGGATTTACAGGAAATTCAGCCAGGGGAGGGGTTTGTAGGGGCGATCGCGGCACCGGGGTTTGATTGGCAGGTCAGTTTTTTTGAATGCTAA
- a CDS encoding two-component system response regulator, translating into MSQCAILVVDDEPNNFDVIEALLSGQDYQLHYSASGSVAMAALETLQPDLILLDVMMPRMDGIEVCQCIKAMPQWESVPIIMITALTSKHDLARCLNVGADDFISKPVNGSELIARVRSMLRIRQQHQQLAAFNARLEATVQQRTAELYQMVYQDALTQLPSRTALLQQLAKQQQLAKQSAAAKSAADKAPPILLYLDCDEFKLVNTSFGYAVTDRLLIAIADRLQRLVQPGDMLGRLGEDEFCFLIQSITTENQLNEFLQAILQQFELPFTVANCEIFITVCIGVALDDQSDRPPEALLQDADTAMYQAKLRGKGSYQIFDRQMHQVMFERLTLENNLQRALELQEFELYYQPIVHMQSQALAGFEALVRWSRHGQELIAPEEFIPCMEATGLIVPVGLMILEQACHQLHQWHQQGFAELTVSVNLSGRQIGSPTLLADIERILARTEINPTKLKLEITESAVMDNAEMAIELTQTLRARGIEISIDDFGTGYSSLGYLHRFPVDNLKIDRSFVTQFQSMTQKYCVVEMIVTLSKQLGLAVIVEGIETAEQFAWLQKLDCEFGQGYLFSKPLAAKEIERRYLQPHH; encoded by the coding sequence ATGTCCCAGTGCGCCATTTTAGTTGTTGATGATGAGCCCAATAATTTTGATGTGATTGAAGCGCTCTTGAGCGGTCAAGATTATCAGTTGCACTATAGCGCTAGTGGATCAGTCGCAATGGCGGCGCTCGAAACACTACAGCCAGATCTGATTTTGTTGGATGTGATGATGCCTCGGATGGACGGGATTGAAGTATGCCAATGTATCAAAGCCATGCCGCAGTGGGAATCGGTGCCGATCATCATGATCACGGCCCTCACTAGCAAGCACGATTTGGCTCGCTGCCTGAATGTCGGGGCGGATGATTTCATCAGTAAGCCAGTGAATGGGTCAGAGTTAATCGCTAGGGTCCGATCGATGTTGCGTATTCGGCAACAGCACCAGCAACTAGCCGCATTTAATGCGCGACTAGAAGCCACGGTGCAGCAGCGTACGGCCGAGTTATACCAGATGGTTTATCAGGATGCCTTAACCCAACTCCCTAGCCGCACCGCTTTACTCCAGCAGTTAGCCAAACAACAGCAGTTAGCCAAACAATCAGCCGCCGCTAAATCAGCCGCCGACAAAGCACCACCCATCTTGCTGTATTTGGACTGTGACGAATTTAAACTCGTGAATACGTCCTTTGGCTATGCCGTCACCGATCGATTATTGATTGCGATCGCCGATCGCCTCCAGCGGCTGGTGCAGCCGGGCGATATGTTGGGTCGACTGGGTGAAGATGAGTTTTGTTTTCTGATTCAGTCAATTACTACGGAAAATCAGCTAAACGAATTTTTGCAAGCGATCTTGCAGCAATTTGAGTTGCCCTTTACCGTCGCCAATTGCGAAATTTTTATCACCGTCTGTATTGGTGTGGCGTTAGATGATCAGTCTGATCGCCCGCCCGAAGCACTACTCCAGGACGCTGATACGGCAATGTATCAAGCCAAGTTGCGGGGTAAAGGCAGTTATCAGATTTTCGATCGTCAGATGCATCAGGTAATGTTCGAGCGTTTGACGTTAGAAAATAATTTGCAGCGCGCACTGGAGTTACAAGAGTTTGAACTCTACTATCAGCCGATCGTCCATATGCAAAGTCAAGCATTGGCGGGCTTTGAAGCCTTAGTCCGGTGGTCGCGCCATGGCCAAGAATTGATTGCACCGGAGGAATTTATCCCCTGCATGGAAGCCACAGGCTTGATTGTCCCCGTGGGGCTGATGATTTTGGAACAGGCTTGTCACCAGCTGCATCAATGGCATCAACAGGGTTTTGCGGAATTAACCGTTAGTGTCAACCTTTCAGGGCGACAGATTGGTAGCCCAACCTTACTCGCTGATATTGAGCGCATCTTAGCCCGCACGGAAATTAATCCCACCAAGCTGAAGTTAGAAATTACCGAAAGTGCTGTGATGGATAATGCCGAAATGGCAATCGAACTCACCCAAACACTACGCGCACGGGGGATTGAGATTAGCATCGATGACTTTGGCACCGGGTATTCTTCCCTCGGCTATTTACACCGGTTTCCTGTCGACAACTTGAAAATCGACCGATCGTTTGTCACCCAATTTCAATCGATGACCCAGAAGTACTGTGTGGTTGAGATGATCGTCACGCTTAGTAAACAACTCGGGCTCGCCGTGATTGTGGAAGGAATTGAAACCGCCGAGCAATTTGCATGGCTGCAAAAGTTAGATTGTGAGTTTGGCCAGGGGTATTTATTTTCCAAGCCCCTCGCCGCCAAGGAAATTGAACGGCGCTATCTTCAGCCACATCACTAA
- the cutA gene encoding divalent-cation tolerance protein CutA, whose translation MAQPPSTEFCLVLVTTPNETCAKSIARTLLTEQLAACINCLAVDSFYQWEDKLNHDHEFQLIIKTQSQLFDELAARLTVMHPYEVPEIIAIPVTAGAPPYLNWLRQNTRSSLAATPSAPAMQG comes from the coding sequence ATGGCCCAACCGCCCAGCACCGAATTTTGTCTGGTCCTCGTCACCACACCCAACGAAACCTGCGCGAAATCGATCGCCCGCACATTGCTCACCGAACAATTAGCCGCCTGCATCAACTGTTTGGCTGTCGATTCGTTTTATCAGTGGGAAGACAAGCTCAACCATGACCATGAGTTTCAACTGATCATCAAAACCCAAAGCCAACTATTTGACGAATTAGCGGCACGACTGACTGTCATGCACCCCTACGAAGTGCCTGAAATTATTGCGATTCCTGTCACAGCGGGGGCGCCCCCGTACCTCAACTGGTTGCGGCAAAATACTAGAAGTTCTCTGGCAGCAACCCCTTCTGCTCCAGCCATGCAGGGTTAA
- the miaB gene encoding tRNA (N6-isopentenyl adenosine(37)-C2)-methylthiotransferase MiaB, with protein MTRRYHITTFGCQMNKADSERMAGILETMGMTAVEEPNDADLILYNTCTIRDNAEQKVYSYLGRQAKRKQTQPDLTLVVAGCVAQQEGAQLLRRVPELDLVMGPQYANQLDSLLAQVAQGNQVVATEPVHIMEDITKPRRDSEVTAWVNVIYGCNERCTYCVVPGVRGVEQSRTPEAIRDEMVMLGEQGFREVTLLGQNIDAYGRDLPGSKPDGSNLHTLTDLLYFVHDVPGIERIRFATSHPRYFTERLIKACHELPKICEHFHIPFQSGDNDLLKAMSRGYTQEKYRRIIDLVRSYMPDAAISADAIVGFPGETEAQFDNTMKLVEDIGFDILNTAAYSPRPGTPAAVWDNQLSEEVKADRLQRLNHLVGLKAAERSQRYMGRVEQVLVEAQNPKDPTQVMGRTQGNRLTFFPGDIAELKGQIVDVKVTEIRPFSLTGEPLMPVLA; from the coding sequence ATGACTCGTCGATATCACATCACCACTTTCGGCTGCCAAATGAACAAAGCCGACTCCGAGCGGATGGCGGGGATTTTAGAAACGATGGGCATGACGGCGGTTGAAGAGCCGAATGATGCGGATCTGATTCTCTACAACACCTGCACAATTCGCGATAACGCCGAACAGAAAGTCTATTCCTACCTGGGCCGTCAGGCTAAGCGGAAGCAAACTCAACCGGATTTAACCCTGGTTGTGGCGGGTTGCGTGGCCCAGCAAGAAGGGGCGCAATTACTTCGCCGGGTGCCAGAGTTGGATTTGGTCATGGGGCCACAATATGCTAACCAGCTTGATAGTTTGCTGGCGCAGGTTGCGCAGGGCAACCAAGTGGTGGCAACGGAGCCCGTGCATATTATGGAAGATATCACAAAGCCCCGCCGCGATAGCGAAGTGACAGCCTGGGTGAATGTGATTTACGGTTGTAATGAACGCTGTACGTATTGCGTTGTGCCCGGTGTGCGCGGAGTTGAGCAGTCCCGCACCCCCGAAGCGATTCGGGATGAAATGGTGATGCTGGGTGAGCAGGGTTTCCGTGAAGTCACGCTGCTGGGCCAAAATATTGATGCCTATGGCCGGGATTTACCGGGTTCCAAACCGGATGGCAGTAACCTCCATACGCTCACTGACTTGCTCTACTTTGTGCATGATGTGCCGGGGATCGAACGGATTCGATTTGCGACCAGCCATCCGCGCTACTTTACGGAACGCTTGATCAAAGCTTGCCATGAGCTTCCTAAGATCTGCGAGCATTTCCACATTCCCTTCCAGTCGGGGGACAATGATTTGCTCAAGGCAATGAGCCGGGGCTATACCCAAGAAAAATATCGGCGCATTATTGATTTGGTCCGTTCTTATATGCCAGATGCGGCGATTAGTGCGGATGCGATCGTTGGGTTCCCCGGTGAAACCGAAGCACAGTTTGATAACACGATGAAGCTGGTGGAAGACATTGGATTTGATATTCTCAATACCGCCGCTTATTCGCCCCGTCCGGGTACACCCGCCGCGGTTTGGGATAATCAGTTATCGGAGGAAGTTAAGGCTGATCGCCTCCAGCGCTTAAATCATTTGGTGGGGCTGAAAGCCGCAGAACGATCGCAGCGATATATGGGTCGGGTTGAGCAAGTATTAGTCGAAGCGCAGAATCCTAAGGATCCAACTCAAGTCATGGGCCGGACCCAGGGCAATCGGCTGACCTTTTTCCCCGGTGATATTGCTGAATTAAAGGGGCAAATTGTGGATGTGAAAGTGACAGAAATTCGGCCATTTAGCTTGACTGGTGAGCCTTTAATGCCTGTCCTCGCCTAG
- a CDS encoding cysteine synthase A, translating into MDIKGGFVGAVGNTPLIRLNSLSDETGCEILGKAEFLNPGGSVKDRAALYIIEDAERRGLLKPGGTVVEGTAGNTGIGLTHICNAKGYKCVIIIPETQSQEKIDLLRTLGAEVRPVPAVPYRDPNNYVKLSGRTADEMENAIWANQFENLANRQAHYEMTGPEIWAQTDGKIDAWVAATGTGGTYAGVSMFLKETNPNVKCVVADPMGSGLYHYFKHGEVKSEGNSVTEGIGNGRITGNMEGAPVDDAIQVDDPFALKMIYQMLKQDGLFMGGSVGINVGAAVKLAQQMGPGQTIVTVLCDGGARYQSKLFNPAWLEQKGLLPENF; encoded by the coding sequence ATGGATATTAAAGGTGGATTTGTCGGTGCGGTTGGGAATACGCCTCTGATTCGCTTGAATAGTCTCAGTGATGAAACCGGCTGTGAAATTTTGGGGAAGGCAGAGTTTCTCAATCCCGGCGGCTCAGTCAAAGACCGGGCAGCACTCTATATCATTGAGGATGCGGAAAGGCGGGGATTGCTTAAACCGGGTGGAACGGTGGTTGAAGGGACAGCCGGTAATACCGGAATTGGCTTAACGCATATCTGTAATGCGAAGGGCTATAAATGTGTAATCATCATCCCTGAAACGCAGTCCCAGGAAAAAATAGATCTGCTCCGGACTTTAGGGGCAGAGGTGCGTCCGGTGCCAGCGGTACCTTATCGTGATCCAAATAACTATGTGAAACTCTCTGGACGCACCGCCGACGAAATGGAGAATGCCATTTGGGCTAATCAATTTGAGAATTTGGCCAATCGGCAGGCCCACTATGAAATGACGGGGCCAGAGATTTGGGCCCAGACGGATGGCAAAATTGATGCTTGGGTGGCCGCGACAGGCACCGGTGGCACCTATGCCGGGGTGTCAATGTTTCTCAAGGAGACCAATCCGAATGTGAAATGTGTCGTTGCTGATCCGATGGGTAGTGGTTTGTATCACTACTTCAAGCATGGTGAAGTGAAAAGTGAAGGGAACTCTGTGACGGAGGGCATTGGCAATGGACGAATTACCGGCAATATGGAAGGTGCGCCGGTGGATGATGCGATTCAGGTGGATGATCCCTTTGCGCTGAAAATGATTTACCAGATGCTAAAGCAGGATGGCTTATTTATGGGTGGTTCCGTGGGGATCAATGTCGGTGCGGCAGTGAAGTTAGCACAGCAGATGGGGCCAGGCCAGACGATCGTCACGGTCCTATGTGATGGGGGGGCGCGGTATCAGTCGAAGTTGTTTAACCCTGCATGGCTGGAGCAGAAGGGGTTGCTGCCAGAGAACTTCTAG
- a CDS encoding hybrid sensor histidine kinase/response regulator: MNHSPFAKPLKIDRILVVDDSPDNLFLVQSLLQEEGYTIELAENGAEALAKIPTFKPDLLLLDAMMPVMDGYEVTRRLRENSAYPFIPILLITAYDQLSVARGLDLGADDFIRKPVEFDELLARVRSLLRLKHSVDERDEIARQREDFVSRLTHDLRTPLVAADRMLSLLTQEAMGPISEDIKEALEVTSRSNQNLLQMVNTLLEVYRYEAGRKTLSFSEVDLAELAREVIEELTPLATEKGLHLDLVNAPTTTAIVDGDRLELRRVLTNLIGNAIKFTDHGSVKVQLSTKQIPADQLNPGAKVIQIQVQDTGPGIPVDEKAALFEGFVTGKHTRSGSGLGLHLSRRIMEVHYGTITVESEVGRGSIFTARMPVRQREYATAASREKVE, from the coding sequence ATGAACCACTCCCCTTTTGCGAAGCCGCTGAAAATTGACCGGATTTTGGTTGTGGATGATTCGCCCGACAATCTGTTTCTGGTTCAGAGTTTGTTGCAGGAAGAGGGGTATACGATCGAACTTGCGGAAAATGGGGCTGAAGCGCTGGCAAAAATCCCCACGTTCAAACCGGATTTGTTATTGCTGGATGCGATGATGCCGGTTATGGATGGTTATGAAGTGACCCGGCGATTGCGGGAAAATTCGGCCTATCCATTTATTCCTATTTTGTTGATCACGGCCTACGATCAGCTGAGTGTGGCGCGTGGTCTGGATTTAGGCGCGGATGACTTTATCCGCAAGCCGGTGGAATTTGACGAATTGCTGGCACGGGTACGATCGCTGTTGCGATTGAAGCATAGTGTGGATGAGCGCGATGAGATTGCACGGCAGCGTGAAGACTTTGTCTCGCGGCTAACCCATGACTTGCGCACACCGCTAGTGGCGGCCGATCGGATGTTGAGTCTATTGACCCAAGAAGCGATGGGCCCGATCTCGGAAGATATTAAAGAAGCGCTGGAAGTCACGAGCCGTAGTAATCAAAATTTGCTGCAAATGGTGAATACTTTACTTGAGGTCTATCGCTATGAAGCGGGGCGGAAAACCCTCAGCTTTTCCGAAGTTGATTTGGCAGAATTAGCCCGTGAGGTAATTGAGGAACTGACTCCCTTAGCCACAGAAAAAGGTCTCCATCTTGATCTAGTCAACGCGCCGACGACGACGGCGATTGTTGATGGAGATCGGCTAGAGCTCCGTCGCGTGCTGACAAATCTGATTGGCAACGCGATTAAGTTCACGGATCACGGCTCAGTCAAAGTGCAGCTATCAACCAAGCAAATACCGGCTGATCAGCTGAATCCGGGGGCGAAAGTCATCCAGATTCAAGTCCAAGACACGGGACCCGGCATTCCAGTTGATGAGAAAGCGGCGCTATTCGAAGGCTTTGTAACGGGTAAACACACACGATCGGGCAGCGGTTTGGGCTTGCATCTGTCGCGGCGGATTATGGAAGTCCATTATGGCACCATTACGGTTGAGTCAGAAGTTGGTCGGGGCAGCATCTTCACCGCGCGGATGCCAGTGCGGCAGCGAGAGTATGCTACCGCTGCTTCGCGTGAGAAGGTAGAATAA